Proteins from one Silurus meridionalis isolate SWU-2019-XX chromosome 3, ASM1480568v1, whole genome shotgun sequence genomic window:
- the LOC124383286 gene encoding interferon-induced GTP-binding protein Mx-like isoform X1 has translation MLETLFQMNALAGEGKGISQEMISLEIKSSEVPDLTLIDLPGIARVATGDQPLDIEQQIKSLIEKFIKRQETISLVVVPANIDIATTEALKMTNKVDPNGQRTLGILTKPDLVDKGAEETVVNTVNNQVISLKKGYMIVKCRGQQDINENMSLSKALQNEQNFFREHPQFRLLFEDGKATVPVLADRLTRELVEHINMLLPQLHKQVEDKLEETVNKLRKLGDGVPQGETEKNSFLIGKISNFNQILTDVIRAEEDVQKTKRKVFTQIREKFGKWKNQLDDKAVRLEETLRDEVEEYTKTCRGKELPGFVNYRTFENIVKKHIKDLEEPAIQLLKDVIEIVHSCVNKVVSFHFEAFPNLLRAAKNPIEDLLEQEHDKALEKILSQFKMERIVYSQDGLYSRQLEAVKLKEGSLFNSRGYKTVNADVREMAQHLNAYFMITSDRLANQVPLILQYHLLDQYFSQLQAAMLSMIGCQNAEKLIREDPSVAQRRRNLKDRLERLREARKILSKFLLSVS, from the exons ATGTTGGAAACGCTGTTTCAAATG AACGCCTTGGCTGGAGAGGGAAAAGGAATCAGCCAGGAAATGATCTCCCTAGAGATTAAATCCAGTGAAGTTCCTGATCTCACTCTTATTGACCTGCCAGGCATTGCCAGGGTGGCAACTGGTGACCAGCCATTAGACATTGAACAGCAG ATCAAAAGTCTCATAGAAAAATTCATTAAGAGACAAGAAACGATTAGCTTGGTTGTTGTGCCTGCAAACATTGACATTGCCACCACTGAGGCCCTGAAGATGACAAACAAAGTGGATCCAAATGGGCAAAGGACTCTGG GCATCCTTACCAAACCTGACTTAGTGGACAAAGGTGCAGAGGAGACTGTTGTCAACACAGTAAATAACCAGGTCATCTCACTGAAAAAGGGCTACATGATTGTGAAGTGCCGTGGCCAGCAAGACATCAATGAGAATATGAGTCTGTCAAAAGCTCTCCAAAATGAGCAAAACTTTTTTCGGGAGCATCCACAATTCAG ATTGCTTTTTGAGGATGGAAAAGCCACAGTGCCTGTACTTGCGGATAGACTGACAAGAGAACTGGTTGAACACATTAAT ATGTTACTCCCACAGCTGCACAAACAAGTTGAGGACAAGCTGGAGGAAACAGTTAACAAATTAAGAAAGCTTGGTGATGGAGTTCCTCAAGGGGAAACTGAGAAAAACAGTTTTCTTATTGGG AAAATCAGTAACTTCAACCAAATTCTTACTGATGTAATACGGGCAGAGGAAGACGTTCAAAAGACAAAACGTAAGGTTTTTACTCAAATCAGGGAAAagtttggaaaatggaaaaatcaGCTGGATGACAAAGCTGTCAGAC tcGAGGAAACCCTCCGGGATGAAGTTGAAGAGTACACCAAGACCTGTAGAGGAAAGGAGCTTCCTGGTTTTGTTAATTACAGAACTTTTGAGAACATTGTCAAGAAACATATAAAGGATCTGGAGGAACCTGCTATACAATTACTGAAAGACGTCATTG AAATTGTTCATTCCTGTGTGAACAAGGTGGTCAGCTTCCATTTTGAAGCCTTTCCTAATCTGTTGAGGGCAGCAAAAAATCCGATTGAGGATCTGCTTGAGCAGGAGCATGACAAAGCCTTAGAGAAAATACTGTCTCAATTCAAAATGGAGAGGATTGTCTATTCACAAGATGGCCTTTACAGCCGCCAGCTAGAGGCTGTCAAACTGAAAGAAGGATCATTATTTAACTCAAGAGGTTACAAGACAGTAAATGCTGATGTCAGGGAGATGGCTCAGCATCTCAACGCCTACTTCATG ATCACTTCTGACCGTCTGGCCAATCAAGTGCCCCTCATATTGCAGTACCATCTTCTGGATCAGTACTTCTCTCAGCTCCAGGCTGCCATGCTGAGTATGATTGGATGCCAGAATGCAGAGAAGCTTATACGGGAGGATCCTAGTGTAGCACAGCGTAGGAGAAACTTGAAGGACCGCTTGGAGCGTTTAAGAGAAGCACGAAAGATTTTGTCGAAGTTTTTGCTGTCTGTTTCTTAA
- the LOC124383286 gene encoding interferon-induced GTP-binding protein Mx-like isoform X2, translating to MISLEIKSSEVPDLTLIDLPGIARVATGDQPLDIEQQIKSLIEKFIKRQETISLVVVPANIDIATTEALKMTNKVDPNGQRTLGILTKPDLVDKGAEETVVNTVNNQVISLKKGYMIVKCRGQQDINENMSLSKALQNEQNFFREHPQFRLLFEDGKATVPVLADRLTRELVEHINMLLPQLHKQVEDKLEETVNKLRKLGDGVPQGETEKNSFLIGKISNFNQILTDVIRAEEDVQKTKRKVFTQIREKFGKWKNQLDDKAVRLEETLRDEVEEYTKTCRGKELPGFVNYRTFENIVKKHIKDLEEPAIQLLKDVIEIVHSCVNKVVSFHFEAFPNLLRAAKNPIEDLLEQEHDKALEKILSQFKMERIVYSQDGLYSRQLEAVKLKEGSLFNSRGYKTVNADVREMAQHLNAYFMITSDRLANQVPLILQYHLLDQYFSQLQAAMLSMIGCQNAEKLIREDPSVAQRRRNLKDRLERLREARKILSKFLLSVS from the exons ATGATCTCCCTAGAGATTAAATCCAGTGAAGTTCCTGATCTCACTCTTATTGACCTGCCAGGCATTGCCAGGGTGGCAACTGGTGACCAGCCATTAGACATTGAACAGCAG ATCAAAAGTCTCATAGAAAAATTCATTAAGAGACAAGAAACGATTAGCTTGGTTGTTGTGCCTGCAAACATTGACATTGCCACCACTGAGGCCCTGAAGATGACAAACAAAGTGGATCCAAATGGGCAAAGGACTCTGG GCATCCTTACCAAACCTGACTTAGTGGACAAAGGTGCAGAGGAGACTGTTGTCAACACAGTAAATAACCAGGTCATCTCACTGAAAAAGGGCTACATGATTGTGAAGTGCCGTGGCCAGCAAGACATCAATGAGAATATGAGTCTGTCAAAAGCTCTCCAAAATGAGCAAAACTTTTTTCGGGAGCATCCACAATTCAG ATTGCTTTTTGAGGATGGAAAAGCCACAGTGCCTGTACTTGCGGATAGACTGACAAGAGAACTGGTTGAACACATTAAT ATGTTACTCCCACAGCTGCACAAACAAGTTGAGGACAAGCTGGAGGAAACAGTTAACAAATTAAGAAAGCTTGGTGATGGAGTTCCTCAAGGGGAAACTGAGAAAAACAGTTTTCTTATTGGG AAAATCAGTAACTTCAACCAAATTCTTACTGATGTAATACGGGCAGAGGAAGACGTTCAAAAGACAAAACGTAAGGTTTTTACTCAAATCAGGGAAAagtttggaaaatggaaaaatcaGCTGGATGACAAAGCTGTCAGAC tcGAGGAAACCCTCCGGGATGAAGTTGAAGAGTACACCAAGACCTGTAGAGGAAAGGAGCTTCCTGGTTTTGTTAATTACAGAACTTTTGAGAACATTGTCAAGAAACATATAAAGGATCTGGAGGAACCTGCTATACAATTACTGAAAGACGTCATTG AAATTGTTCATTCCTGTGTGAACAAGGTGGTCAGCTTCCATTTTGAAGCCTTTCCTAATCTGTTGAGGGCAGCAAAAAATCCGATTGAGGATCTGCTTGAGCAGGAGCATGACAAAGCCTTAGAGAAAATACTGTCTCAATTCAAAATGGAGAGGATTGTCTATTCACAAGATGGCCTTTACAGCCGCCAGCTAGAGGCTGTCAAACTGAAAGAAGGATCATTATTTAACTCAAGAGGTTACAAGACAGTAAATGCTGATGTCAGGGAGATGGCTCAGCATCTCAACGCCTACTTCATG ATCACTTCTGACCGTCTGGCCAATCAAGTGCCCCTCATATTGCAGTACCATCTTCTGGATCAGTACTTCTCTCAGCTCCAGGCTGCCATGCTGAGTATGATTGGATGCCAGAATGCAGAGAAGCTTATACGGGAGGATCCTAGTGTAGCACAGCGTAGGAGAAACTTGAAGGACCGCTTGGAGCGTTTAAGAGAAGCACGAAAGATTTTGTCGAAGTTTTTGCTGTCTGTTTCTTAA